One genomic segment of Accipiter gentilis chromosome 29, bAccGen1.1, whole genome shotgun sequence includes these proteins:
- the SET gene encoding protein SET, translated as MSAPAAKVSKKELNSNHDGADETSEKEQQEAIEHIDEVQNEIDRLNEQASEEILKVEQKYNKLRQPFFQKRSELIAKIPNFWVTTFVNHPQVSALLGEEDEEALHYLTRVEVTEFEDIKSGYRIDFYFDENPYFENKVLSKEFHLNESGDPSSKSTEIKWKSGKDLTKRSSQTQNKASRKRQHEEPESFFTWFTDHSDAGADELGEVIKDDIWPNPLQYYLVPDMDDEEGEGEEDDDDDEEEEGLEDIDEEGDEDEGEEDEDDDEGEEGEEDEGEDD; from the exons ATGTCGGCGCCGGCGGCCAAAGTCAGTAAGAAGGAGCTGAACTCCAACCACGATGGGGCCGACGAGACCTCAG aaaaagagcAACAGGAAGCAATTGAACACATTGATGAAGTACAGAATGAAATAGACAg ACTGAATGAACAAGCCAGCGAGGAAATTTTGAAAGTAGAACAGAAATACAACAAACTCCGCCAACCATTCTTCCAGAAGAGGTCAGAATTGATCGCCAAAATCCCAAATTTCTGGGTAACAACATTTGTCAACCACCCACAAG TATCTGCACTGCTGGGAGAAGAAGATGAGGAAGCACTGCATTATTTGACCAGAGTTGAGGTGACAGAATTTGAAGACATCAAATCAGGTTACAGAATAGATTTT TATTTTGATGAGAATCCatactttgaaaataaagttcTCTCCAAAGAGTTTCACCTCAATGAAAGTGGAGATCCATCTTCAAAATCAACTGAGATCAAATGGAAATCTGGGAAG GATCTGACAAAACGTTCAAGCCAGACACAGAACAAAGCCAGTAGGAAGAGGCAGCATGAAGAGCCAGAAAGCTTCTTTACCTGGTTCACTGACCACTCTGATGCAGGGGCTGATGAACTAGGAGAAGTCATCAAGGATGACATCTGGCCAAATCCATTACAGTACTACTTG GTTCCTGATATGGATGAtgaagaaggggagggagaggaggatgatgatgatgatgaagaggaagaaggatTGGAGGATATTGATGAAGAAGGAGATGAAGATGAGggggaggaagatgaagatgatgatgagggagaggaaggagag GAGGATGAAGGAGAAGATGACTAA